The DNA window GTACAATCCCCCCTACCCATTGTTTGGGTATGTGAATGCAGAGGTCAGGGTGTCAGTTACTCTCAAGGCAGGTCTTACTGAAACTGGAGCTCCCCAATTTGGCCCAACTGGTTGAGTATTGAACTCCAGGCCTCCTGTATGTCCTCAGCAGCAAGCAAGAAGTACTGATTGAGCCACCCTCGCCATCCTGGTGAACTTGTTATAGACCAAGATGGCAGTGCTCCTGATGCACAGCTCTAAGCGATCTGCAGTATGTGGTGCAGCAGAGTTTGGTAGCCATGGCTACCATTGGCTTTAGAGAGAAAGCCTCCCATCCCCACAGGCTGTGGGAGTATGCCACTGTACGAAGGAATAAAggcaaagacaaagagaaaagtgaaacttttacttttttcttttttttttttaaaaaaagccccTACATTCTAAAATTATACACATCAAGTATTGATCCAATCTTACATCAATCTATTGACAATTACCAGCACCATGTTTTTTCTCACCTAGGTTAATCTACTGACAATTACCAGCacctaggttttttgttttttttttttctcaccacaCCTGGAGGATCGTTATTCAAAGTATatgttcctttaaaataaaaaacaataacaaaaattcttAGAGAGGACAAACCCTCAAGAAACAAGCAAGACTTTTTTACCAAACATAGATTATTGGTGACACCATCAAATTTCCTTTAGAAAAAATAACAGGTTTAAACATTCTTTTCCAGTTAATGGACTTTGAGAGATATTGCTATTCAGTGTGACAAAGAAATCAGCCTCTGGATGGTGGGTGATGTATTGAAATACCCCAGAGCTTCCACATGGGGATGTGAGCATCCTCCGTTGTAGTTAAAGCTAAGTGTTCCTCCTGGGATTGGACTTAGTCACCATCAAATCTAAATTAGGTTCGGTCACAAACTTTAAAAAGATGAACAGAATTAGGAAAGTGGTTAAAGTTCTCAGAAACATAAGTTACAATTATTGATATATTTAAACAGGCTATAGGAAATTTAATTCCATTTTAAACTACTTAGCAGATTCATTTTGCCACTAACCATGTTTTACATCCAGATATGCATTGGAGGTTTGGTATTTCCCCACTGAGAAGAGCACAGAACCTTCTTTCACCTACTGTTCACATCTCACAAACTCCCAAAGATCTAGTGTGGTCACATTACAGCCCTTCTCATCAAaccaactttttcttttctttctttctttcttttttttttttgagaaagagccttactatgtagccctgactggcatAGAACTAGCTGTGTattccaggctggtttcaaattcTGAGACCTGCCTAATTCTGCCTCCCTAggcttgggattacaggcaggcacctaATACAACCTTTGGCAGctctctccacccttctccaGAGAAGGTAAGGCTGCTTCACTGAGTTCCTATCCCTTAGTCTCCTGTGCAGATGATAATTATCACCTTTGTTGCAAAGGTAAGGGAAAGAACACAGTCAAAGTGGAGTAAAAAGCACTTCAGTCTAGAGCCAggtgccaccatttgttctcacCAGTGTTGAAGTGACACTAGAAAACTGTCACATTTGAAAAATTTCAGCTGGAATATTCTCCAAGACTGAGAATAGGCACAGTTTTCCCAGGAACAGGCAGAGGGCTTTACTCACATCCCCTGCAGGCACAAAAGAGGATTGCTTTTTATTCTGGAGTGGAAGCTGCCATATTCCACTTCTGTGTTGGCTGGCCCAGAAATATATAGTTGAGGTCAGTCAGCTCCAGAAATGGCCAAGCAGAGTGATAGATCAGTGAGCGTTACATAGTAGCTAGCTGTCAAGCCTGGGTaccaaagacattttaaaattgcTATGCAGCAAGCCGAGACTTCTCAACTGAGAATGAGAACTCTGACTACTTACTAAATTACTGTCCAGTGTTCCAGAGGGTGCCTGCTGCCAGTGTGTTGAATGGCAGCAAAATTGAGTGAATATGAATAAGGAACATAACTTGGAGGGCAGGGGAAGCAACACTGACAACTCCCAGTCTCCACTGCCTCCTGATGGAGCATGAAGGCAAACCCAGAAGAGAAGCAAAATTCTCCGCTGTGTTATGttctgccaaaacaaaacaaaacaacaaaacaaaaaacaaattgtgATTAATGGTTCTGGAAATATAATTTGACATTTATGTCTTTAAAAATTCTGTATCCAAAAGGTGCTTGGTGCTGTTCTTGATGGGTCCGCTGTCTGTTTACACTCCAAATCATTTAAATATAGCCATTACATAGttgataaatgttttaaaataaatggtTATCTATTAACTGCCTTTCAAATTAGAAATTATAATTACAGGAGTCCCAGAGGCTGGCTctgtgtgttttattatttttgttggtcTCCATCACAGATGGAATTTTTCACTGGTAATTCCTCAGAACTAAATCCATTTATATAGGGAATTCAGAGCAGTGAAAATAAATTTCACGCCATAGAGTAGGAAACAGTAACAATAAAAAGGAGCCAAGGGATCTTGAAAGCAGGCCAGCCCAGCTCAGTTCTCCACTGGTGTTGGGTTTTGTGCAGGCTGGCTTACTATAACCTGCACCACATAGTCTTTGGGGATCTTCAGCTCCTCCAGCTTCATCTTATCAGTGAGAGGCCTGCCAGAGAAGAACCACCGCTGGCTGCCTGGCTCCACACCCTCTGTGGCGTGTAAGCGCCTCTTCATGTGGAACACCGTGTCTGTGCTGCGCACCACAAGCTTGAGGTCTTTGCCAGTGGAGAGGCGCAGGCGGAGCTGAGATTCGTGTCCAGAATTGGGAGGTGGCTCAGGGATATCCAGAGTCTCTATGTCACTCTTCTCCTCTATCATGTTGATTGGCGGTGCCAAGCAGTAGACTGGCAGCTGGTACCGGTTCCCCAGCTCATCGTAACACTCTGTTAGTGCACCTGCAGAGAAAGGGGGATAGGACAGTTTCAATGAGAGTGCTTCTGGTCACGGTGCTGTCAGCCTCAAACCCAACAGCATTCCCATCTTAACTTCTGACAGTAGGTAAGTGAAGAAAGAGCTCTTAAGAGCTCAGTCAGAGGTGGGGGCCTTGTGAGTTTATCACACTCCCTCACTACAAACATCAGAGCAAAACCCCTTGTGCTTCTAGCAGCAGGAGCAAAAGAAACCACTCGAGGGACTGCACATCTGTAACTACACATACATCGACAGTAAAAGTGACACAGAGTACTATGAACACCCCTATACCTTCAAGTTTGATCCACTAGATGAAACAGGCCATTCGGACTTTCTCTGAAAAGACATTATCTGATGAAACTTACAAAAAGAGAGATAATCTGAATAGACCCTATCTACAGAAGTTGGATCAATAACCAGTAACTTTAAAACAGAAAGCACCAAGTCCAGATGGCTTCAACAGTGAATTCTGCTGAACATTAAAGTAAGAAATTATAACAACCTTCTATTTTTTACAATACAGAAGAGAAACTTCCTAATGCATTCTATGAGACAAGCATTACCTTAATGCTAAAGGAACAACACAAACTAAAACACCTCTACAGACTATCTCATAAGCAGACTAAAAAATCCTCAACAAAATATTAGACAAATCAACTACAACATTATAGAAAAAGGATTAGATACCATTCCAAGGCAGAGTTTGTTCTAAGTATTAAAGACTAGTTCAACCTTCAGATACTTATTAGCCAATTCATAGTATTAggttaaataagaataaaatcagGGGCTGCGGCTGAGCGGCAGAGCTCTTGCCTTGCGTATGCAAGACTCGAAGTTCGATTCCCCAGGGCTGCAAAATGAGCAACAGAAAGTAAGAGCAACAAAAGagttaaaagaataaaatcataTAGCCCCATCAGATAAGGAAAACCACTTGGCAAACCTAGTACTTCCTGATCAAAACTCTCAGTAAAAatgggctgggtggtggtggtggtgatggcacacacctttaatccaaacacttgggaggcagaggcaggaggatctatggaaaagaaagaagtgtCTTGTCGCTAATACAACTGTCTATGTCactagttctcaaccttcctaatgctgtaaccctttaatatagttcctcatgttgtagtgatccccaaccgtaaaattatttttgttgatactTAACTAAatgtgctactgttatgaatcgtgatGCATCTGCTTGTGCAagatatctgattttttttttttttggtcccttGTAAAAGGGTTGTCTGATGCCCAAAAGagttgggacccacaggttgagaacctctgattttatgaaaaatcaacaaaatgatcACAGATCCAATGAGCATGCAAATTAAGGTTAATGGATAAAACCAACTGCTCCATATGCAACAACAAATGGATAGTATCTGAAATCACAAAACCATGTATATTAGCACATACAAAGTGGGACATATAGATATAAACCTTAACAAATGTGTGAGACTTAAAATGACAAAATGTTAAACCAAAGAACTATGCATTGAGAAGATGATTCTTTTGGGATGTCAGTCAGTTCTTAAATTTAATCTATAATAATTTTAATGCCACTCTTATCAAAATCCAAGGAGTGGTTTTTTTTTGGCAGATCCTGGACAAACTTCTCTAAAATGTAAAtaaggtgaaaaaaaattaacttacaaAGACTGGTTTATGGTAAACTTATAGTAACCAAGATAgtgtggagctgggcatggtagctcacactgaaatcccaacactcagaagtaTGAAGCAAGAAGACTGCCATCTTTGAGGTTAGTATATGCACATAGTCTaggttatcttaaaaaaaaaaaaaaactaactaaaaaacccCCCAATACTCAAACACAAACATGATCAATGAAAACGGCTGAAAGTCCAGAAATAAGACTCACACAAATACCATCTGTGTTAAAGAAACAAAGGGGTGGGACTCAGTGATGCAtgcctcagcactcagggaggcagaggcagtgggttcaaggccagtctagtctacaaactgagtccaggacagccaaagcttcacagagaaaccctgtttcaaaacaaacaaacaagaaagaaagaaacaaggagaaTGGAAAAGACAGGTTTTCCAAACAAAAGGTGTTGGGTTAACAAACCATCAAAAAATTAACTCCCAAAACTCAGTAATAAGAAAACAACTCTGTGAAGTACGATGAAGGCTAGGCACAGTAAAGATACACACTGTAGTCCCCACGCTGATAAatgagcttaaggccagcctaggcatacagtgaaaccttgtttcaaaacaacaaatacaaacaaatgcTCAAACAAGAGCTCAAATACCTTAATAAGACTCTTCACAAAGAAAATGAGCAGGTGGAAGATAAGCAGATAAAAAGATGTGTGATAGCACACCACTAATTAAACTAACCAGTGTACAACGGGCAAAGTATTAAGAGTTCTGACAATACCAAGGCTGGAGAGACTGGAGCAATAAGGAGTTTCCTTCACAGCTACTTTAGAAGACAGTTTgacccctccccctccttttcctctctcaatTGTACTCTATTAttataactttttctttctttctttctctctctctctcttttttctttttttctctttctttctttccttccttccctccctcccttcctttcttccttctttttcttctttctctctctctcttttttttttttggtttttttgagacagggtttctctgtgtagctctgtcttggaacctactctgtagaccaggctggtctttatCTCATagcgatccccctgcctctgcctcccaagtgctgggatcaaaggtgtgtgccaccaccaccagccttatttttttccctttccaatTTCTCTTAGATCCTCCCTTGCAACTTctcttttgatacagggtctcattatgtagcctggTTGGTCTTAAACTCACTTTATGTAGCCAAGACTGGACtccaacttgtgatcctcctgcctctgcctctgcctcttaagtgctggaatTTAGGAATACACTACCACATTCAGCCTCCAGTCTGGCAATTTCTTATCAGATGATCCAAAGGAAGTAAAAAATTGGGTCTACTCAGAAATTTCTACAGAGAAGCAAGTAAGTTGTCCTTTAGTGTGTGAACGAATAAATTGTGGAATACACAATGGATTTTATTTTGCActacaaagaaaatgaattatCACTTCATGAAAAGGTATGTAGGAAACAGTACTTAATATTAACCGAAAGGAGCCAGTTTGAAAGGGCTACACACTGTCAATGAATCAAAGTATCTGGCACTCTGGAAAAGGCAAAAGTAGGAagatactaaaaataaataaaaatcagttgTTGGCAGGTCAACAGGATGGAGGAAAGAATGGATGGGGGACATAGAGGGTTTTACAACAGTAGAGTCACTCTGTATGGTACTACTACTGGTGAACAGATAGCATTAAAAATTTGTACACACCGAGAGTGTATAGCACTGACGGTGACCCCGATGTAAGCTATGTGCTTTGGGTGCTAATGAGATGACAATGCAGGTTCACTCATTTCTACAAATACACCATTCTGGGATGAATGCTGCTGAGGGAAGCTGAATGTAGGGGAAACAGAGACTACATTAAGAAAAAGCTTTATGTAGTCTGTACATTTGGCTATGAAcctaaaaagcattttaaaaaacctattaaaatatacatataaaaattatacatgggcgtggtggcgcatttaattcctgcactcagggaggcagaggcaggtagatgttgtgagttcgaggccagcttgttctacagagcgagttctaggacagcaccacagagaaaccctgtctcaaaaaacaaaagcaaacaacaacaacaaaatggagctggagaaatggcactgagattaagagcactggtagctctttcagaggaccaggacccacatggcagttcacaagcatttgtaactttagttccagaggACATGACTCTTGTCTTGTGGCCGATGGGTTAATgtatacatgtggtacacaaacataaaggcaaaacacccatacacacaaggaaaaaaatgattaatttttaaaaccatataTAAATTGATAACATAAAAGTAGACATGAAATTGTAGTACAGAGGACTAGTGGAAGGGGAGGGCTGCCAAGTCAAGGGTAGTGTGGGGAGTACTGGGGAAATATGCTAAAGTCTATTCCCACCCTGAAAACAGCCTATGTAATCCTGTACAACACATATAATATTAGTACAAGAGACACCCAGATCACTTAATTAAACATGACTTGATTTCATCTTTTAGGGTATAGTTATATAGAAACCATAAgtcaatcaataaaaatagtatttGTATATATTCTAGTCCACAGGTGAGTATTATCCCATAACAACTTTTCAAAGCAGACTGAGTCCTTTGTGGCTGATGTCTTTTGAATAAAATCTTAACGCTACACTATTTTACTGCTTTCTTTGAACAAAGTTGCTCCTGTCAGTAGTGGTTTTACACAAAAGTACATGAGAGCACTGACATTCCAGCATGTCTGCAAACACTTGGTCAAGACCACGGAGTGTGCCACACATCACTGGCACCAAGGTGAGAAGGCTTGTGAGTCAAGCTTGACCTGATCCACAGGAACCTCTGATCAAGGTGAGTACACAGAACATAACCACACAGATAAGCAGACAGGTGATTCTGAAAATTCAAGCATTGCTGCAGAGACatcagaaaatagaaaagcaactaGACTTGACCTGATAGAGAAACGCTACAGAAATGCATAGTTTTTCCGACATCACTTTAAAAaagacactaaaaaaaaaaaaaaaaagaaaaaaaaaagaaaaaggtataatgatatgaaaataaaagtagatacaaagtaaataaggaaTGAACACCAAGTGTCCTGGTTGAGGCAGATCACAGATCAGGGATGGGAACTCTAGGCAGCAAAACTGAGGCCCAACAGTGCTAACACAGGCGAATAAGATGCTCATCAGACAGATGCTGTACTGCAACCCAGGTGATGTTCTAGCTTCTAGGGTTACACAGGTGATCAAGACAGATTATTTTAACAACTGAGTGAAGACAAATAACAGAGGCATCAGGAGAGAACTGTTCATAGAGCCCAGTGAGGGGTTAAAActggtggaaaaagaaaaaccacctaACTGGGAGAATAAAGACAAACCCAGAAAGTGAGGGTGAGATTCTTTGCTTAGTTTTAATTGTCTCAGACTCAGATCCTAACCACATGCACTAAATGATAAAAGCAGAAAGGGACAAGTTTAGAAAGAGTACCCTCCCAATCTGCAGTAGCCCTCAACCTGCAGCAGTCCCCCAAAACATACATTTTCAAAGCATCAACATGTCACGTTGTATGTGAGTAATCTTTGCTATCGGCAAAGATTAAATCACAGGGCTCTGATAAACACTTTtgtatatcattttttttctgttgttgaataAAATGGTACTCCTAAAGTCCCAAAGAATGGAGAATTTTAGCATACTTCAGCAAATTATTCAGTAAAATACAATTTTGGCATTAAATGAATCTACTTCTAAATGAAAAATCAGTACACATCaggtttcagaaaaaaatgaaaatctattTAATTAAACACTTGGAAGATAGAGATGTGTGCCCCAAACCTATACTTTGCTATCACGGGATGTCACTGGAAAGTAGTTATTCAAGCACAGACAGTATATCGTCTTACCACTTagcagaaaaatttaaattacatcATTCCTTTTTTGTCATCCTTTCCATATCCCCCTTAAAGAATgacctcttttccttctgttatatatgcatatataaagaAAACCTACCGAGTCCCTTTAGTGTTTCATGTGTATCATTTCAGGGCTGGTCACATTCTTTTAGGCTGATCACATTCTATTAGATAACCAACTGATCAACCCTAGAGGAGCCAGCTGGAGCTCTTGGGAGGGCAGTCCTTGCATCTCGGCCAGGCAGCAAAGTAGAGCCCTGGTGATGTTGGGGTGAGTGAACCAGGCCAGAGGGCATGAGGGCAGGAGAGACAGCCCCGCCTCTTAACAGCTGCAGCACTGGGTGAGCTAGCTGGATCGATGgtggagagctggtgggctgaccaactcagctaccactcaAGCCCAGATCTAGGGCTTTGTGTTGGCCCAACCCAACATCAACCCCAACTACGAACTGCTGGAGCTTGTTAAGGGGCCAggcctgcagatccaaagctgcagggtctccatgtcacagggcaacaacaggctaTTCTAGAGGAGTCCCAGTGTGGGGCCAGTATTGATAGTGCAGCAGAAATCAGATcagtgactcactgcaatgaacatctggaagtaaagatgtgtggaggGACAAGAGTATAATGTGTGATGCATTGTGACTCACTACAGCTTCTACCAtaagattttgttgttttatggGGCAGGGGGTTTACAAGAGCAGAGGGCAGATATGAAGGGTCAGGAAGATGTCCAATATAAAGTTCAAAAAAGATAAGCAAGTAGGAACCACTAATTCTCCTTCTTTTAGCAATGATCAGTCACCTGCATGGGGTGGGACACTCTGAGATTTCCCCCTTTCACATAAGCATGCCCATTCACTCTGTCAGTGTTCAGGTCTTAGTTAGGTAGCCAATTTCAATctatactgaaaacaaaaacacttaagAATGCTTACCAGGCTTAGCCCTAagtatattatattatgtaattatatacttaaagcacacacacacacacacacacacacacacacacaaacagttaATCCTCATAACCATAGCAGAAAATAAGTCTACTGCAAATGTTTTATAgatgaccagcctggtctacaaagcaagttcccaGATTCTGTACAATAGCCAGggctattatacagagaaaccttgtctcaaaaaaccaaaaccaagcataaccaaaaagaaaataatggagcAAGGGAAGGTGGAAAGGTTTGCTTGGAGAGGCTGAGTGTGGGACTGGGGAGACAGCCCAGTTGGTGAAGTACCTGCTtcacaagcacaaggacctgagggatttttttgttttgtttattttttcaagacaggatttctgtgtaacagccctggttgtcctcaactctctctatagaccaggctggcctggaactcacagactgcctgcctctgcctcctgagtgctaggattaaaggtgggtgccaccaTGGCCGGTAGCACCTGGGTTTTGATCCCAGAACCATGTAAAAGCCTGGGCTGACTATGCAAATCAATCAGTGCAGTACTCCTCAAAAAACCAGCATGGCTCAGCTAGGCCATTCCTTAGCATATAGACAAAGGATCCCATTGCCCACTACAGAGATACATATGCTCATCCATTTTCATCACTGCTCTATTCTTAAGAGCTGGGACACGGAATTGGTCTACATGTCCatcagttgatgaatggataatgaaaccTTGGAACCTAAAAAGCTGCAAAGAAAcataaaatcatgaaatgtgtagCTTAAATatatggaactggaaaatattagACCCACAATTAGACCcacatccagaaagacaaaggtcACATGTTCTCAATCCTATGTGGACAAATCTTATTATCACATCTTTAGCTGTGTGCTTGATTTGGAGCACCCATAGAATCCAGGAAACTAGAAGGGACCACTGGTGGGCATCCAACAGAGACCTCGAGCATCTgcttacacatgtgcacatacatgcatacgtgTTCTCAGAGAAGACCAGTGTGATGATGCACAAGAGGAAGGCACTTTTCCAAAAGCTGACCATTGTGGGATTTCACACATAGCCCTGGCTACATCAGAAAACTTACAGAAGGTTTTCGTCACTACCCTCTGGGACTGAAGTTCAGCTGAAGTCTAATCACTATTTTCAAAGTTCTAGCCAGGCTTGCTTGCATTATTACCTAATTCCACTGctgacttttttcttcttcctctcacaAACCTACATCAGAATAAATACCTCTAGGGAAGCCATCATCTCGCCAACCCCAGAGCCCTGAAGGCTCCCCATGTTTGGCAGAAGGCTGCCAAGTCATCACTTTTGTTGTCATTTCTTACATAATTTCCTGaaagtgtttttatttatattttatctagATGATTATAGTGGATGTTTTACTTTCCTTGGTCAACTATTTTCTCTGGTTGCTTACAATGAGGCTTCACCATATTTCACTACAGCCAGGCATGAGGGCTCACCCCTGTAATACTAGTCcttgggatgtggaggcaggaggaccaggggCAGCCTCAGTTACATGTTGAGTTTAAACCCTGTCTGGATTACATGATACTGTCCCCAAAagaccaaagcaaacaaacctgCTTCTAGAAatttgtaaatataaaaaaattaaactggtTCCCAAATAATTAATGTAGCTTTATTACATGTCATTAGGTCTAACATGTTACCATTTCAAGCAGACCTTGAGGCTGAAAAACAACCTTGTAACGGCCTTTCTGAGTTTGCCTTTAAGCTCTCACTCCATAAGAATCTGGCTCAGGGCTCAGACTTTCATCACCTGAATGTGACTTGCATAGCTATATTCAAAAGTTAAAAGGCAGCCagcatagtggcacacgcctgtaatcccagtctgggaggcagagacaggtgaccTCTGTTAGTGCAAGTTCAACCTGGTCTAAAAAGGGAGCCCAGGTCAGCCAagggtatacagagaaaccctgtctcaaaagacaaaaacagaaaacaaaaatggtaaAAGGCAATTTCTTTGAGTCAGAAAGATGGCTAGGCAGGTAAAAAAAGCACAggcaagcttgacaacctgaacCTTAACACCGGGTTCCATAGCTGAAGCAAAGATCAAACTCTGAAAgttatcctttgacctccacatgccctataacacactaacacacacatacacacacacacaccccattccccaaataataaataaaaaaagccaTGTGTAAAGATAAAAAGTGTCTTGATTGTGACTATGATTTCAtagtatacaaatgacaaattgaATCAAAGGGTATACTTCACATACCTGATTAACAAAAGTTCTTAATTTTTTGTCATCAAGGGTTTTATCCATATCCTCAATATTAATGTCTTAGTTCTAACAGACCACAAAGATGAATTTttactttccttctttttaattaatttatttttactttatgtgttttggtgttttgcctgcatgtatgtctgtgtgagggtgtcagatcctggagttagacagctgtgagctgctatatgggtgctgggaacttaacccaggtcctctggaagagcagttaaccgccaagccatctctccagccccctagaaCTCTACTTTTCAATAATCATGACTTCCTATGTCAAAGAAAGGTCTCAACAGTTAAGTGCGGTGGACACAGCTAAAAAGATGAGAACACCAAAACCTGAGAATTTATGTAAGGAAATGAAACACTGAGGGGTcaggtctgtctgtctgcctgtctctctctccctctctcatacacacacacacacacacacacacacacacacacacacacatctgaccAGTACCAAAGACTGAAGTATTTAAATCTGATATGAGGGACAGGGTCTCTACTTATAATCAAGTTTGAATGTAGAGCCTAATTTGGAACAGGCTGATTGACTCCACAAGGATTCtagtactttttttaaaaaggttgctGTAAGGATTCAATAACTAAACACATGTGAAATTACCTAATATACAGAAAAGTCCATGGAAAATGCTCAATAatgttggttctctcccatgggtttTAAATTTCTTACACTTGGGGGAGTATTTCACCAACAACAATGTGACAAATGGATC is part of the Meriones unguiculatus strain TT.TT164.6M chromosome 11, Bangor_MerUng_6.1, whole genome shotgun sequence genome and encodes:
- the Ubtd2 gene encoding ubiquitin domain-containing protein 2 — encoded protein: MGGCVGAQHDSSGSLNENSDGTGVALGRNQPLKKEKPKWKSDYPMTDGQLRSKRDEFWDTAPAFEGRKEIWDALKAAAHAFESNDHELAQAIIDGANITLPHGALTECYDELGNRYQLPVYCLAPPINMIEEKSDIETLDIPEPPPNSGHESQLRLRLSTGKDLKLVVRSTDTVFHMKRRLHATEGVEPGSQRWFFSGRPLTDKMKLEELKIPKDYVVQVIVSQPAQNPTPVEN